The following coding sequences lie in one Pempheris klunzingeri isolate RE-2024b chromosome 13, fPemKlu1.hap1, whole genome shotgun sequence genomic window:
- the srp14 gene encoding signal recognition particle 14 kDa protein, translated as MVLLENDSFLTELTRLFQKCRTSGSVVITLKKYDGRTKPTPRKGHAESFEPADNKCLIRASDGKKKISTVVSTKEVIKFQMAYSNLLRAHMDGLKKKDKKSKSKKTKATQ; from the exons ATGGTGCTGCTTGAAAATGACTCG TTTCTCACAGAGCTCACTCGGCTGTTCCAGAAGTGCAGGACGTCCGGCAGTGTTGTTATCACGCTAAAGAAAT ATGACGGGAGGACCAAGCCAACGCCTCGAAAGGGCCACGCAGAGTCATTTGAACCAGCAGACAACAAATGTCTCATCAGAGCGTCCGATGGcaagaaaaaaatcagcacaGTG GTCAGCACCAAAGAAGTAATCAAGTTTCAGATG GCATACTCCAACCTTCTTAGAGCTCACATGGATGGACTTAAGAAGAAAGAtaagaaaagcaaaagcaagaaaaccaaaGCCACCCAATGA
- the LOC139211984 gene encoding 5'-3' exonuclease PLD4 gives MTSMYRGLHDNYVSNKGRSTSCVTLAVVLGCLTILGIVLAIAVLERPPPPKDHETLPGEDGNFSINQCSMFLVESIPRHVNYKSNVTFGIPLEKAWKDLISMATDQVDVVSFYWTLTGEDINVNSSTDMPGREILKELEELPSRNVSVRVVTSIPSVRTNSTDLKILKQKGVHVRKVNFGRLMKGVLHSKFWIVDKKHVFIGSANMDWRALTQVKELGVVVYNCSSLAKDLLKIFQSYWVMGQSNSSLPQPWPAEYDTAINKHHPLLVNTDNISSSLYLTGSPPSFCPPSRTQDLEAILSSISEAERFVDVAVMEYFPTTRFEKPQRYWSFIDDTIRMVAFERKVKIRMLISCGQDSDPAMLTFLHSLASMNSPRQHISIQIKLYIVPVGNQSDIPYSRVNHNKYMVTDKVAYIGTSNWSGDYFLTTAGVGLVISQHAPHHVWKTKALQSQLRAVFDRDWHSDFAVHLADLGHHPDCALST, from the exons ATGACCTCCATGTACAGAGGCCTTCATGACAACTATGTCTCTAACAAAGGG AGGTCGACCAGCTGTGTGACGTTAGCGGTGGTTTTGGGCTGTCTGACGATCCTGGGGATTGTGCTTGCCATTGCCGTGCTGGAAAGACCACCACCCCCCAAAGATCATGAGACGCTTCCTGGGGAGGACGGCAATTTTTCTATCAACCAGTGCAG TATGTTCCTGGTGGAGAGCATCCCTCGACATGTGAATTATAAATCCAATGTAACGTTCGGGATCCCTCTGGAAAAAGCCTGGAAAGACCttatctccatggcaacagaccAAGTGGATGTGGTCTCTTTCTACTGGACCTTAACAGGGGAGGACATCAACGTTAACTCTTCCACCGACATGCCT GGAAGGGAGATCCTCAAAGAACTTGAGGAGCTGCCCTCCAGGAACGTGTCAGTCCGAGTGGTGACCAGCATTCCCTCTGTGAGGACAAACTCCACAGATTTAAAGATCTTAAAACAGAAAG GAGTTCATGTTAGGAAGGTGAACTTTGGGCGCTTGATGAAGGGAGTCCTCCACAGCAAGTTCTGGATCGTTGATAAAAAACACGTGTTTATAGGAAGCGCCAACATGGACTGGAGGGCTCTCACACAG GTGAAGGAACTGGGTGTAGTTGTCTACAACTGCTCCAGTCTAGCAAAGGACCTGCTTAAGATTTTCCAATCCTACTGGGTGATGGGACAATCTAACAGCTCCCTGCCTCAGCCGTGGCCTGCTGAGTATGACACTGCCATCAACAAACATCATCCCCTGCTGGTGAACACTGATAACATCTCCAGCAGCCTTTACCTCACA GGCTCTCCACCGTCATTCTGTCCTCCATCGAGGACCCAGGACCTGGAGGCTATTCTCTCCAGCATCTCAGAGGCCGAGCGCTTCGTCGATGTAGCCGTCATGGAGTACTTCCCCACCACGCGCTTTGAAAAGCCTCAGAG ATACTGGTCGTTCATTGATGATACCATCAGGATGGTTGCGTTCGAGAGGAAGGTGAAGATCCGGATGCTGATCAGCTGTGGGCAGGACTCTGATCCAGCCATGCTGACCTTCCTTCACTCTCTAGCCTCCATGAACAGCCCTCGCCAGCACATCAGCATCCAAATA AAATTGTACATCGTGCCTGTGGGAAACCAGTCTGATATTCCTTATTCCAGAGTGAACCACAATAAATACATGGTGACTGATAAAGTAGCCTACATTG GAACCTCCAATTGGTCAGGAGACTACTTTCTGACCACAGCTGGAGTGGGTCTGGTgatttcccagcatgctcctCACCATGTTTGGAAGACCAAGGCCCTGCAGAGCCAGCTCAGGGCAGTGTTTGACAGAGACTGGCACTCTGACTTCGCTGTGCACCTCGCTGACCTGGGACACCACCCAGACTGTGCACTATCAACGTGA